A stretch of Cucumis sativus cultivar 9930 chromosome 2, Cucumber_9930_V3, whole genome shotgun sequence DNA encodes these proteins:
- the LOC101221262 gene encoding uncharacterized protein LOC101221262 has translation MARVEWGYQGRGKWTCSYKKTTVIICSINIIVALYVFRSLYASLYLYSDNDSPSVVKYTPDQIRKMEEFVRVRRASEPVELIKLVKELKEFSQEQTVDELPLPLKQKITEEILLKLRSLNGSSNSTQQREAVEIWRKEKLEEANKLITEQMLENSTLSFEDAGTLVKALEADWQVFSEAIGLWIPTEVVHTEHDDKPEGVDEFDDEILPGRPVPPECNAELHTDYDGAAVRWGLTHHKESAADCCQACLDHAKRAQPGDRKCNIWVYCPSETGCHSPDIYEHKHMECWLKYAENPKLNFKTNYPQSYRNSHPTAPFVVPWVSGVVSA, from the exons aTGGCGAGGGTAGAGTGGGGTTATCAAGGAAGAGGTAAATGGACGTGTTCGTACAAGAAAACCACTGTCATCATTTGTTCTATCAACATTATCGTTGCTCTCTATGTTTTTCGATCTCTATATGCCTCCCTCTACCTCTATTCGGATAATGATTCACCAAGTG TTGTAAAGTACACTCCGGATCAGATTAGGAAAATGGAAGAGTTTGTTCGGGTTCGTAGGGCCTCTGAGCCGGTAGAACTCATTAAATTG GTCAAGGAGCTTAAAGAATTCTCCCAAGAACAGACGGTTGATGAATTACCTCTTCCATTGAAACAGAAGATAACCGAGGAAATTCTTCTGAAGTTGAGAAGCTTGAACGGTAGCTCAAATAGTACTCAGCAGAGAG AAGCAGTAGAAATCtggagaaaggaaaaattggaagaagcaAATAAGTTGATCACAGAGCAAATGCTTGAAAATTCAACTCTTTCTTTTGAAGATGCTG GGACTCTAGTAAAAGCCTTGGAGGCTGATTGGCAAGTGTTTTCTGAAGCAATTGGTCTATGGATACCTACAGAGGTTGTGCACACGGAACATGATGATAAGCCTGAGGGTGTAGATGAATTCG ATGATGAGATTTTACCCGGCAGACCAGTTCCTCCTGAATGTAATGCTGAGCTCCATACAGATTACGATGGTGCCGCGGTAAGATGGGGTCTAACTCATCATAAAGAAAGCGCAGCTGATTGCTGCCAGGCTTGCTTGGATCATGCAAAACGTGCACAACCAGGTGACAGGAAATGCAACATCTGGGTTTACTGTCCATCTGAGACTGGATGCCACTCTCCTGATATTTACGAACATAAGCATATGGAATGCTGGCTGAAATAT GCAGAAAATCCCAAACTGAATTTCAAAACCAACTATCCACAGTCTTATAGAAACTCACACCCGACTGCGCCATTTGTTGTCCCTTGGGTCTCTGGTGTTGTCAGTGCGTAA
- the LOC101204746 gene encoding DPH4 homolog — protein sequence MNSISGSIGETYYDVLSLREDASFDEIRASYRSALLNFHPDKLQAMCHKSHPDDIMGERYFKVQKAWEVLGSSKSRASYDRELQAAKGDAIGAESISLEDMVVEDKGEVVELLYQCRCGDYFFIDSGELDEMGYPLLRNGSKVSLRTLNALPASVVLPCGSCSLKVRLLIDSN from the coding sequence ATGAATTCAATCAGTGGCTCCATTGGTGAAACTTACTATGATGTACTGTCTTTAAGAGAAGATGCTAGCTTTGACGAAATTCGAGCCAGCTATCGGTCGGCTCTCCTTAATTTCCACCCTGATAAATTACAAGCCATGTGCCATAAATCTCATCCAGACGACATCATGGGGGAAAGATACTTCAAGGTGCAGAAGGCTTGGGAAGTTCTCGGCAGCTCGAAATCCCGTGCATCTTATGACAGAGAGCTCCAAGCTGCCAAAGGGGATGCAATTGGTGCAGAGAGCATAAGCTTAGAGGATATGGTTGTGGAAGATAAAGGTGAAGTTGTAGAACTTCTTTATCAGTGCCGTTGTGGGGATTACTTCTTTATTGATTCCGGGGAGTTGGATGAAATGGGATATCCATTGTTGAGGAATGGTAGTAAGGTTTCTTTAAGGACTCTAAATGCTTTGCCTGCTTCTGTTGTTTTACCCTGTGGTTCTTGCTCTTTGAAGGTTCGTTTGCTAATTGATTCGAATTGA
- the LOC101221028 gene encoding uncharacterized protein LOC101221028: protein MGVFYQEDPPNPSRKCFLAGALKDAFCNCHTFRKPLPKFNDEDDYPTSDFDDTEEEIVSEIRTRAMEKLKRKTNLSDSFSWVFSPATKELYITSMEIEKMDESGNEDNMGDEFYSVRSFLTCCSTAATNEAFFSVEANFSRCSSLNGLNFLDEDLKRRTILQEVFHCEGWPFGLCRKAVLLPPLPKSPSESWLWSKGTKIVKTY, encoded by the exons ATGGGGGTCTTTTATCAAGAAGACCCACCAAATCCTTCCAGGAAATGCTTTCTAGCAGGTGCTTTGAAGGATGCATTCTGCAACTGCCATACTTTTAGAAAACCACTGCCAAAGTTTAACGATGAGGACGATTATCCTACAAGTGACTTTGATGATACAGAGGAA GAAATTGTATCAGAAATCAGAACTCGAGCAATGGAAAAGTTGAAACGAAAGACTAACCTGTCAGACAGCTTCTCCTGGGTTTTCTCACCTGCAACCaaagaattatatattactTCAATGGAGATTGAGAAGATGGATGAATCTGGAAATGAAGATAACATGGGAGATGAGTTCTACTCTGTTCGGAGTTTTCTCACGTGTTGTTCAACTGCAGCAACAAATGAAGCCTTCTTTTCTGTGGAAGCCAACTTTTCCCGATGTTCAAGCTTAAATGGTCTTAATTTTCTAGATGAGGATCTCAAGAGACGCACCATCTTGCAGGAAGTTTTTCATTGTGAAGGATGGCCGTTCGGTCTTTGCAGGAAGGCAGTCTTACTTCCGCCACTGCCCAAGTCGCCATCTGAATCTTGGTTATGGAGTAAAGGCACCAAAATTGTAAAGACATATTGA
- the LOC101204503 gene encoding succinate dehydrogenase subunit 5, mitochondrial gives MEKTVILRSLLRSVRARSYGIAGVTHRNLLQSNHQVARSFFYLSSHRPSFSDSPQRVSSDCSYPSGVGHARYFSADVVSMPTIEDPKLQNVFKDLMAASWDKLPEAVIYDVKTALSGSTDDKAGKEIVENVFRAAEAAEEFGDMLINLKMEIDDSIGLSGENVKPLSDELKKALHTVHERYIAYLDSFGPEENYLRKKVETELGTKMIYLKMRCSGLGSEWGKVSVLGTSGLSGSYVEQRA, from the exons ATGGAGAAAACTGTGATTCTTAGATCACTATTGCGTTCTGTTCGCGCCAGATCTTACGGCATCGCCGGAGTCACTCACCGGAATTTGCTCCAAAGTAATCATCAGGTTGCACGAAGCTTCTTCTATCTCTCGTCCCATCGTCCTTCTTTCTCAGATTCTCCACAGAGAGTTTCTTCTG ATTGTAGCTATCCATCTGGTGTAGGGCACGCTAGATATTTTAGTGCTGATGTAGTTAGCATGCCCACAATTGAAGATCCCAAGCTTCAGAACGTTTTCAAGGATTTAATGGCTGCAAGTTGGGATAAGCTTCCTGAGGCGGTTATTTATGATGTAAAGACCGCGTTGTCTGGAAGCACTGATGATAAAGCTGGAAAAGAAATTGTGGAAAATGTTTTCCGAGCAGCTGAAGCGGCTGAGGAGTTTGGGGATATGCttatcaatttgaaaatggaaattgaTGATAGCATTGGTCTTAGTGGCGAG AATGTGAAGCCTTTGTCCGATGAGCTTAAGAAGGCATTACATACGGTTCATGAACGCTATATAGCCTACTTGGATTCATTTGGTCCTGAGGAAAACTATCTGCGGAAGAAAGTGGAAACAGAGTTAGGAACAAAGATGATATACTTGAAAATGAGATGCAGTGGCCTTGGATCTGAGTGGGGAAAG GTTTCTGTGCTGGGAACCTCTGGTCTATCGGGGTCATATGTTGAGCAAAGAGCATAA
- the LOC101220796 gene encoding probable carboxylesterase 2 — MTGNKNKTICSALLYPSSMESGEPETAFELLPLIRIYKNGRIERLVGIDFVPSGTDPLTGVTSKDVTLLPTFGVSARLFLPNLTHSTQRLPVVVYFHGGCFCTQSPFTAKYHNYLNALTAEAKVVAVSVNYRKAPEHPIPTAYEDSWAALQWVISHRDGKGPEMWMNKHVDFKRVFLAGASAGANIAHNLAMVAGDPDCGVNINLIGVALEHPYFWGSVRIGKEAENPVKARLFDQLWGFICPARPENDDPWVNPVAEGAGRLAGLGSGRVLVCVAEKDVLRDRGRLYFEALGGSGWFGVAEIVETEDEDHMFHLNDLEGQKAKDLIRRLGDFFNRDMPPSLLL, encoded by the exons ATGACcggaaacaaaaataaga CCATTTGCTCGGCTCTGTTATATCCTTCTTCAATGGAATCCGGCGAACCAGAAACAGCCTTCGAGTTACTCCCGCTTATTCGTATCTACAAGAATGGAAGAATTGAGCGACTTGTCGGAATTGATTTCGTCCCATCGGGAACCGATCCTCTCACCGGCGTCACATCTAAAGATGTAACATTACTCCCGACATTTGGCGTCTCAGCGAGACTCTTCCTCCCAAACCTCACTCACTCAACTCAACGCCTTCCAGTAGTAGTCTATTTTCACGGTGGTTGCTTCTGCACACAATCACCTTTCACGGCCAAGTACCACAACTATCTCAACGCCCTTACTGCTGAAGCCAAAGTCGTGGCAGTTTCCGTTAACTACAGGAAGGCGCCAGAGCATCCCATTCCCACAGCTTACGAAGACTCGTGGGCTGCCCTTCAATGGGTCATTTCACACCGTGATGGGAAAGGACCTGAGATGTGGATGAACAAACATGTAGATTTCAAAAGGGTGTTTTTGGCCGGAGCTAGTGCTGGTGCCAACATTGCTCACAACCTGGCAATGGTGGCCGGAGATCCTGATTGTGGGGTGAACATCAATCTCATTGGAGTTGCTTTGGAGCATCCATACTTTTGGGGCAGTGTGAGAATTGGTAAGGAGGCAGAGAATCCAGTGAAGGCGAGGTTATTTGATCAGCTGTGGGGGTTTATTTGTCCAGCGAGACCGGAGAATGACGACCCATGGGTGAATCCAGTGGCAGAAGGAGCAGGGAGGCTGGCGGGGCTGGGGAGTGGGAGGGTGCTAGTTTGTGTGGCGGAGAAAGATGTGCTGAGGGACAGAGGAAGGCTTTACTTTGAGGCGTTGGGGGGCAGTGGGTGGTTCGGGGTGGCGGAGATTGTGGAAACGGAGGATGAGGATCATATGTTTCATTTGAATGATTTGGAAGGTCAGAAGGCTAAGGATCTGATCCGACGCCTGGGGGATTTCTTCAACAGGGATATGCCCCCTTCTCTGCTGCTCTGA
- the LOC101220557 gene encoding patatin-like protein 2 — MDETTNVPLQPPTFGNLITILSIDGGGIRGIIPGTILTFLESELQKLDGEDARIADYFDVIAGTSTGGLLTAMITSPNENNRPLYSAKDIKQFFLDHSSLIFPQKMKWSLAKVLKSLEGPKYDGKYLHRLVREKLGNTKLNQTLTNVVIPTFDIKLLQPTVFSSYEMKKNSSLDALLSDICISTSAAPTYLPAYYFKTEDVAAGTVREFNLVDGGVAANNPTLLAVGEVTKEIIRQSPEFFPIKPMDYRRFLVISLGTGAPKAEMKFTADQAAQWGLFGWLTAGGSTPIIDAFYQASSDMVDFNLSVVFQALHCEDKYLRIQDDTLSNEVSTLDEATEKNLEGLVKVGEALLKKPVSKVNLETGIFQTSDSQTNEEALIRFAKLLSEERRLRHARSPHGKTTASFKKNQLTIS; from the exons ATGGACGAAACAACAAATGTTCCATTGCAGCCTCCAACCTTTGGAAACCTTATTACCATTTTGAGCATAGATGGAGGTGGAATTAGAGGAATCATTCCTGGAACCATCCTTACTTTCTTGGAGTCTGAACTTCAG AAGCTAGATGGTGAGGATGCAAGAATCGCCGACTATTTTGACGTGATTGCTGGAACAAGCACGGGTGGATTATTAACGGCCATGATAACGTCGCCAAACGAAAACAACCGTCCTCTATATTCCGCAAAAGACATCAAACAATTCTTCCTCGATCACTCCTCATTGATTTTCCCACAGAAAAT GAAATGGTCATTAGCAAAGGTGTTGAAATCCTTAGAGGGTCCAAAGTATGATGGCAAATATCTACACAGATTGGTTAGGGAGAAATTGGGTAACACAAAGCTAAACCAAACACTCACTAATGTTGTAATTCCAACGTTTGACATTAAGCTTCTTCAGCCAACTGTCTTCTCTAGCTACGAG aTGAAGAAAAACTCTTCTTTGGATGCTTTGTTGTCGGATATATGTATTTCAACTTCAGCAGCACCTACTTATCTTCCAGCTTATTACTTTAAAACTGAGGATGTTGCTGCTGGAACTGTGAGAGAGTTCAACCTTGTTGATGGTGGTGTTGCTGCTAACAATCCG ACTTTACTGGCTGTGGGTGAAGTAACAAAGGAGATTATAAGGCAAAGCCCTGAGTTCTTCCCTATAAAACCAATGGACTACAGGAGATTCCTTGTCATCTCTCTCGGCACCGGTGCTCCCAAGGCGGAGATGAAATTCACGGCGGATCAAGCTGCCCAATGGGGGCTCTTTGGATGGCTAACTGCCGGGGGCTCCACCCCGATAATCGACGCCTTTTATCAGGCTAGCTCCGACATGGTAGATTTCAATCTCTCTGTGGTTTTTCAAGCCCTTCATTGTGAAGACAAGTACCTCCGAATTCAG gatgATACCCTAAGCAATGAAGTGTCGACGTTGGATGAGGCAACAGAGAAGAATTTAGAAGGTCTTGTAAAAGTGGGAGAAGCGCTTCTGAAAAAACCAGTTTCAAAAGTGAATCTCGAGACTGGCATCTTCCAGACTTCGGATTCACAGACCAACGAAGAAGCTCTCATCAG GTTTGCTAAACTGTTGTCGGAGGAGAGGCGGCTCCGCCATGCGCGGTCTCCTCATGGAAAAACGACTGCGAGtttcaagaaaaatcaattgactatttcttaa